The following coding sequences lie in one Alphaproteobacteria bacterium genomic window:
- a CDS encoding pyruvate dehydrogenase complex dihydrolipoamide acetyltransferase translates to MPISILMPALSPTMTEGNLIKWLKKEGDSVKAGDVLAEIETDKATMEVEAVDEGTLGRIVIPAGTEQVAVNSVIALLLEEGEDAASLNKAAAAPQAKPTEAKAADAPSSKVISITAPEKSTPTSLQKATNAGERVFASPLARRLAEHTNVDLHTISGTGPHGRIVKLDVESATKSPKPAGGTTIAPVYGESGYIDLPLNNIRKVTAKRLTESKQQVPHFYLTTDCTLDALLALRSDLNARLEDEKISVNDFIIRATALALLKVPEANVSWQETFLRQYQSADIAVAVAIKDGLITPIIRAADQKSLRQISGQMKTLAEKARSGKLAPEEFQGGTFTISNLGMYGITHFGAIINPPQACILAVGKGEQRPVIKDGQIQIATLMTCTLSVDHRAVDGATGAGFLAAFKELIEDPLQLLI, encoded by the coding sequence ATGCCGATTAGCATCTTAATGCCCGCACTTAGCCCCACAATGACCGAAGGAAATCTCATTAAATGGCTGAAAAAAGAAGGGGACAGCGTTAAGGCTGGAGATGTTTTGGCCGAAATTGAAACCGATAAGGCCACCATGGAGGTTGAAGCGGTCGATGAAGGCACCTTGGGCCGCATTGTTATTCCCGCAGGAACTGAACAAGTTGCAGTGAATAGTGTGATTGCCCTTCTTCTCGAAGAAGGAGAAGATGCAGCGTCGCTCAATAAGGCAGCGGCTGCACCACAAGCAAAACCTACTGAGGCAAAAGCAGCTGATGCGCCTTCTTCAAAAGTCATTTCAATAACTGCCCCTGAAAAATCAACGCCTACTTCTCTTCAAAAAGCCACAAATGCAGGCGAAAGAGTGTTTGCAAGCCCACTTGCCCGACGTTTGGCTGAACATACGAATGTGGATCTGCATACCATTTCTGGCACCGGCCCCCATGGTCGCATCGTTAAATTAGATGTGGAAAGTGCAACGAAATCACCGAAGCCAGCTGGTGGAACAACGATTGCGCCCGTTTATGGAGAGTCTGGTTATATCGATCTCCCTTTGAACAATATCCGAAAGGTGACCGCTAAACGCTTAACCGAATCAAAACAGCAAGTCCCGCACTTCTACCTCACAACGGATTGTACGTTAGATGCCCTTTTGGCCTTGCGCAGTGATCTCAATGCACGCCTTGAGGATGAGAAAATCTCCGTTAATGATTTCATCATTCGGGCAACGGCTCTGGCCCTCCTTAAGGTCCCTGAAGCCAATGTGTCTTGGCAAGAAACTTTTTTGCGTCAATATCAGTCGGCCGATATTGCGGTTGCCGTTGCCATTAAGGACGGTTTGATCACACCAATTATTCGGGCAGCCGATCAGAAATCTTTACGTCAAATATCAGGACAAATGAAGACATTAGCTGAAAAAGCAAGATCAGGGAAATTAGCGCCAGAAGAATTTCAAGGGGGGACATTTACCATCTCTAACCTTGGCATGTATGGCATCACTCATTTTGGAGCCATCATTAACCCACCTCAAGCGTGTATTTTAGCCGTTGGTAAGGGCGAGCAACGACCCGTTATTAAAGATGGACAAATTCAAATTGCTACCCTAATGACCTGCACGCTTTCCGTTGACCACCGCGCTGTTGATGGTGCAACAGGCGCAGGATTCTTGGCGGCATTTAAAGAATTGATCGAGGATCCGTTACAACTGCTGATATAG